The sequence below is a genomic window from Barrientosiimonas humi.
AGGCCGGCCAGCCGCTCGAGCACGCCCCCAAGGCGACCGCCGCCAGCCCCCGCCTGCAGGACCTCATCGCCGAGTCCGCCGAGCCGTTGCGCGCACAGGTGCACGAGGGCTTCGAGTTCTGGGTCGACGCCGACCAGCTCGACGCCGAGGGCCAGGCCTCGCTCGACCGCGCCAACGAGGCCGCCGCCCCGACCGTGCGCGTCGTCGAGGACCAGTCGGCCTTCTGGTGCCGCATCGGCGACCGCACCTACGTGCGCTGGGTGCTGCCGCACGACGAGAACCGCGCCACCGACGCCCTCGCCCGGCTGCACGCCGCCGACCGGTCGCGCCTCGGTGACGGCCGGCTGCTCGGCGCCTTCCGCGCCTGCGGCCTGCTCGTGCCCGTCTGGGAGGTCGAGCCCGACGTCGACCCTGCCGACCTGGCCGGGCCGATGGCCGACATGGTC
It includes:
- a CDS encoding DUF5926 family protein, which translates into the protein MGKASRRKAQQNKAKAPKDPSTLPPAYAARPFAGLPGETEWVAMREIVPAATAPISFSHGGTSGEATVATVLPLAWAGLHRDNGELMVGLQSGGGTGDLSRDLAEALLAAAQLEAGQPLEHAPKATAASPRLQDLIAESAEPLRAQVHEGFEFWVDADQLDAEGQASLDRANEAAAPTVRVVEDQSAFWCRIGDRTYVRWVLPHDENRATDALARLHAADRSRLGDGRLLGAFRACGLLVPVWEVEPDVDPADLAGPMADMVQRFDEAHADESPLTPEERRARNGFVSRQVTLR